One segment of Amycolatopsis alba DSM 44262 DNA contains the following:
- the trxB gene encoding thioredoxin-disulfide reductase translates to MAAEEIRNLIIVGSGPAGYTAAVYAARAQLEPLVFEGTQFGGALMTTTEVENFPGFREGIQGPDLMEEMREQAKRFGADLRQEDVESVELIGDVKYVVANGKRYAARAVVLSMGAAARYLNVPGEQELLGRGVSACATCDGFFFRDHDIVVAGGGDSAMEEATFLTKFAKSVTIVHRREEFRASRIMLERARENEKIKWALNKQVTGVAGEGKVEGLKLKDTVTGEESQLDVTGFFVAIGHDPRSELVRGQVDLDEDGYVLTKGRTSYTNLPGVFAAGDLVDRTYRQAITAAGSGCAAAIDAERWLAEHAGVETAQGTPELVGGGYGATAN, encoded by the coding sequence GTGGCTGCCGAGGAGATCAGGAACCTGATCATTGTGGGATCGGGTCCTGCGGGATACACCGCCGCTGTCTACGCGGCACGAGCGCAGCTCGAACCACTGGTGTTCGAGGGCACTCAGTTCGGCGGTGCGCTGATGACGACGACGGAGGTCGAGAACTTCCCCGGCTTCCGCGAAGGCATCCAGGGTCCCGACCTCATGGAAGAGATGCGCGAGCAGGCCAAGCGTTTCGGCGCGGATCTGCGCCAGGAGGACGTCGAGTCCGTCGAGCTGATCGGTGACGTCAAGTACGTCGTCGCGAACGGCAAGCGCTACGCGGCCCGCGCGGTCGTGCTCTCGATGGGCGCCGCGGCCCGCTATCTGAACGTGCCCGGCGAGCAGGAACTGCTCGGCCGCGGTGTTTCGGCCTGTGCCACCTGCGACGGTTTCTTCTTCCGCGACCACGACATCGTGGTCGCCGGTGGCGGTGACTCCGCGATGGAGGAGGCGACCTTCCTGACGAAGTTCGCCAAGTCCGTCACGATCGTCCACCGTCGCGAGGAGTTCCGCGCTTCCAGGATCATGCTGGAGCGCGCCCGCGAGAACGAGAAGATCAAGTGGGCGCTAAACAAGCAGGTCACGGGCGTCGCGGGCGAGGGCAAGGTCGAGGGCCTGAAGCTCAAGGACACGGTGACCGGCGAGGAATCGCAGCTGGACGTGACCGGGTTCTTCGTCGCGATCGGTCACGACCCGCGCAGCGAACTCGTGCGCGGTCAGGTCGACCTCGACGAGGACGGCTACGTGCTCACCAAGGGCCGGACCTCGTACACGAACCTTCCCGGTGTTTTCGCGGCAGGCGACCTGGTCGACCGCACGTACCGGCAGGCGATCACCGCCGCGGGCTCGGGCTGCGCCGCGGCGATCGACGCGGAACGATGGTTGGCGGAGCACGCCGGCGTCGAGACCGCCCAGGGGACCCCTGAGCTGGTCGGCGGCGGCTACGGCGCCACCGCCAACTGA
- the trxA gene encoding thioredoxin — MANNTVTVTDKTFVDDVLTSDKPVLVDFWATWCGPCKMVAPVLEEIAAENGEKLTVAKLDIDANPNTARDYQVMSIPTLILFQGGKPVKQIVGAKPKAALLSDLADVL; from the coding sequence ATGGCCAACAACACCGTGACGGTGACCGACAAGACGTTCGTCGACGACGTGCTCACGAGCGACAAGCCCGTGCTGGTCGACTTCTGGGCGACCTGGTGCGGTCCGTGCAAGATGGTCGCCCCGGTGCTCGAGGAGATCGCGGCGGAGAACGGCGAGAAGCTGACCGTCGCGAAGCTCGACATCGACGCGAACCCGAACACTGCGCGTGACTACCAGGTGATGTCGATCCCGACGCTGATCCTGTTCCAGGGCGGCAAGCCGGTGAAGCAGATCGTCGGCGCCAAGCCCAAGGCCGCGCTGCTGTCGGATCTCGCCGACGTCCTCTGA
- a CDS encoding N-acetylmuramoyl-L-alanine amidase: MRVLRRGDAGPDVAEIRSTLAAMELLPPVTESGEYEVFDTAMEHAVRAFQQGRGLITDGLVGPATYQALRGAGFHLGSRPLTYMFSAPMQGDDVFALQERLTELGFDAGRPDGHFGAQTERALKTFQRDMRLVADGMCGPATIRELHRLSSPRTRGGRPVFLREQEQVRQAGPRLRGKRIVIDPGHGGEDLGVVAGDLREADLAWDLARRLEGRMQATGMEALISRGPNQSPSEGERAKFANEAGADLFLSLHNDKNPSPKAQGVASFHFGTGNGTTSTVGELLAGFIQRELAARTGMLDCRTHYKTWEIFTRTRCPAVRIEIGYLTNPEDSAKLADPAFRDIVAEGILVAVKRLYLLGEGDQPTGTFTFADVLAHELAKAE; the protein is encoded by the coding sequence ATGCGGGTACTCCGCCGCGGTGACGCCGGACCGGACGTCGCCGAGATCAGGTCCACGCTGGCGGCGATGGAGCTGCTCCCGCCGGTGACCGAATCCGGGGAGTACGAGGTCTTCGACACGGCGATGGAACATGCCGTGCGCGCGTTCCAGCAGGGCCGTGGGCTCATCACTGACGGTCTGGTGGGTCCGGCGACCTACCAGGCGCTTCGCGGTGCGGGCTTCCACCTGGGCAGCCGCCCGCTGACCTACATGTTCTCCGCGCCCATGCAGGGTGACGACGTCTTCGCGCTCCAGGAGCGGCTGACCGAGCTCGGTTTCGACGCAGGCCGCCCGGACGGGCACTTCGGCGCCCAGACCGAACGGGCGCTCAAGACCTTCCAGCGCGACATGCGCCTGGTCGCCGACGGTATGTGCGGTCCGGCCACGATCCGCGAGCTGCACCGGCTGTCGTCGCCGCGTACCCGCGGCGGCCGCCCGGTTTTCCTGCGCGAGCAGGAGCAGGTGCGCCAGGCGGGTCCCCGGCTGCGCGGCAAGCGCATCGTGATCGACCCCGGCCACGGCGGCGAGGACCTCGGCGTCGTCGCGGGTGACCTGCGTGAAGCGGACCTCGCCTGGGATCTGGCGCGGCGGTTGGAAGGCCGGATGCAGGCCACGGGCATGGAGGCGCTGATCTCGCGCGGCCCGAACCAGAGCCCGAGCGAGGGTGAACGCGCCAAGTTCGCGAACGAGGCGGGCGCCGACCTGTTCCTGTCGCTGCACAACGACAAGAACCCCTCGCCGAAGGCGCAGGGTGTCGCGAGCTTCCACTTCGGCACCGGCAACGGCACCACGTCGACCGTCGGCGAACTGCTGGCGGGCTTCATCCAGCGTGAGCTGGCCGCCCGCACCGGCATGCTCGACTGCCGCACGCACTACAAGACCTGGGAGATCTTCACCCGCACCCGCTGCCCCGCGGTGCGGATCGAGATCGGCTACCTGACCAACCCGGAAGACAGCGCCAAACTGGCCGACCCGGCCTTCCGCGACATCGTCGCCGAAGGCATCCTGGTCGCCGTGAAGCGCCTGTACCTCCTCGGCGAAGGCGACCAGCCGACCGGCACGTTCACCTTCGCGGACGTCCTGGCCCACGAACTCGCCAAAGCGGAGTAG
- a CDS encoding GNAT family N-acetyltransferase: MSRRVVGVTLDNLEHLPKSCRRCVYWELAPHLKAQAEEYGATEVEKEAWVSSVLLEWGSCGRIVYSDTLPVGFVLYAPPNAVPRSLAFPTSPPGPDAVLLTAFQVLPEFQGGGLGRMLVQAVAKDLTKRGVRAIEAFGDAKPDETDPDGGHSCVLPAAFLQSVGFKTVRPHPRWPRLRLELRSAISWKEDVEAALERLLGQVSITTAEPSLGRA, translated from the coding sequence GTGTCGCGTCGCGTCGTGGGCGTAACCCTGGACAATCTCGAACATCTGCCCAAGAGCTGCCGTCGCTGCGTGTACTGGGAGCTGGCGCCGCATCTGAAGGCGCAGGCCGAGGAATACGGCGCGACAGAGGTCGAGAAGGAAGCCTGGGTCTCCAGCGTCCTGCTGGAATGGGGCTCCTGCGGCCGGATCGTGTACAGCGACACCTTGCCTGTCGGCTTCGTGCTCTACGCGCCGCCGAACGCCGTGCCGCGCTCGCTGGCCTTCCCGACTTCGCCGCCCGGTCCGGACGCGGTGCTGCTGACCGCCTTCCAGGTCCTCCCCGAGTTCCAGGGTGGCGGGCTCGGCCGGATGCTGGTGCAGGCCGTCGCGAAGGATCTGACCAAACGCGGGGTCCGCGCGATCGAGGCCTTCGGGGACGCCAAGCCCGACGAGACCGATCCGGACGGCGGGCACAGCTGCGTGCTGCCCGCCGCGTTCCTGCAGAGCGTCGGGTTCAAGACCGTGCGGCCGCATCCGCGGTGGCCGCGGCTGCGACTGGAACTGCGGTCGGCGATCTCGTGGAAGGAAGACGTGGAGGCGGCCCTCGAACGGCTGCTCGGCCAGGTCTCCATCACCACCGCCGAGCCGAGCCTCGGCCGCGCCTGA
- a CDS encoding PLP-dependent aminotransferase family protein: MTENRPVRPEPGRHNLDPHLDRYAARTAGMTASEIRALFAVASRPEVVSLAGGMPNLAALPLDTLSAQVGELIAEEGLVALQYGSAHGVPALREQICEIMALEGIKAHPDDVVVTVGSQMGLDMVTRLFCDPGDVIIAEGPSYVGALGSFAAYQADVVHVAMDDHGLVPEGLRAALAETRKAGRRVKFLYTIPNFHNPGGVTLAVERRAEIVEICRENDILIVEDNPYGLLGFSGQTYPALRSIDPDNVVYLGSFSKTFASGLRVGWVLAPHAVREKLVLAAESATLCPPTLNQLIVSRYLATHDWMGQIKTFRENYRERRDAILSALDQHMPAGCSWTKPDGGFYVWMTVPEGVDTKAMLPRAVTARVAYASGTGFYADGFGSRQLRLSYCYPTPERIREGVRRLAAVLESEMDLARTFGNVSPRSISGPQNPSPDTV, from the coding sequence ATGACCGAGAATCGCCCTGTCCGGCCGGAGCCCGGCCGTCACAACCTCGACCCTCATCTCGACCGCTACGCCGCGCGTACGGCCGGAATGACTGCTTCCGAGATCAGGGCATTGTTCGCGGTAGCCAGTCGTCCCGAGGTGGTCTCGCTCGCCGGCGGGATGCCGAACCTCGCCGCGCTCCCGTTGGACACGTTGTCCGCGCAGGTCGGCGAGCTCATCGCCGAAGAAGGCCTGGTCGCGCTCCAGTACGGCTCGGCGCACGGCGTCCCGGCGCTGCGCGAGCAGATCTGCGAAATCATGGCTCTCGAGGGCATCAAGGCCCACCCGGACGACGTCGTCGTGACGGTCGGCTCGCAGATGGGCCTCGACATGGTCACCCGGCTGTTCTGCGACCCCGGCGACGTCATCATCGCCGAAGGTCCGTCTTACGTCGGCGCGCTCGGCTCGTTCGCCGCGTACCAGGCGGACGTCGTCCACGTCGCGATGGACGACCACGGCCTGGTCCCCGAAGGACTGCGTGCCGCGCTCGCGGAAACGCGGAAAGCGGGCCGCCGGGTCAAGTTCCTCTACACGATCCCCAACTTCCACAATCCCGGCGGCGTCACGCTGGCCGTCGAGCGGCGCGCGGAGATCGTGGAGATCTGCCGGGAGAACGACATCCTCATCGTCGAGGACAACCCGTACGGCCTGCTCGGTTTCAGCGGGCAGACGTACCCGGCGCTCCGTTCGATCGACCCCGACAACGTCGTGTACCTGGGCTCTTTCTCGAAGACCTTCGCTTCCGGCCTGCGGGTCGGCTGGGTCCTCGCGCCGCACGCCGTCCGGGAGAAACTGGTCCTCGCGGCCGAGTCCGCGACCCTTTGTCCGCCGACGCTTAACCAGTTGATCGTGTCGCGATACCTCGCGACTCACGACTGGATGGGTCAGATCAAGACCTTCCGCGAGAACTACCGGGAGCGCCGGGACGCGATCCTGTCCGCGCTCGATCAGCACATGCCCGCCGGCTGCAGCTGGACCAAACCCGACGGCGGGTTCTACGTCTGGATGACCGTCCCCGAAGGCGTGGACACGAAGGCGATGCTGCCGAGGGCCGTCACGGCCAGGGTCGCGTACGCCTCCGGAACTGGCTTCTACGCAGATGGTTTTGGCAGCAGACAGTTGCGGCTCTCCTACTGTTACCCGACGCCGGAGCGGATCCGCGAAGGCGTCCGGCGGCTCGCCGCCGTGCTCGAGTCCGAAATGGACCTCGCGCGTACCTTCGGTAACGTGAGCCCACGCTCGATCTCGGGGCCACAGAACCCCTCTCCGGACACGGTCTGA
- a CDS encoding D-alanine--D-alanine ligase family protein yields the protein MADRTVAVLAGGLSHERDVSLRSGRRLSVALRAEGLIVEEWDTDAGLLERLRTQRPDAAIVALHGGEGENGAVQTVLEMLDVPYVGTSSAGCRRAWDKPTAKALVADAGFTTPDWVVLPHSTFRELGAQAVLDAMVETLGLPLILKPDQGGSALGAQVVKEASEMPGAMVGCFAYGDTVLAEKFVSGVEVAVTVIEGENGPEALPAVEIVPEGGVYDYKARYTAGLTDFFTPARISDDAAKAVSELAVAVHRQLGLRDISRTDAVVAEDGKVYFLAVNLSPGLTETSLVPVAMEAAGATLGSVFADLVGRAISRKS from the coding sequence GTGGCCGACCGCACCGTTGCCGTACTCGCAGGCGGACTTTCCCACGAACGCGATGTCTCACTCCGCTCCGGGCGACGGCTTTCGGTCGCGTTGCGGGCAGAAGGTCTCATCGTCGAGGAGTGGGACACCGACGCGGGTCTGCTCGAACGTCTTCGCACCCAGCGTCCCGACGCGGCCATCGTCGCCTTGCACGGTGGCGAGGGGGAGAACGGCGCGGTGCAGACGGTGCTGGAGATGCTCGACGTGCCTTACGTCGGCACCAGTTCGGCGGGCTGCCGCCGCGCGTGGGACAAGCCGACGGCCAAGGCGCTCGTCGCAGACGCGGGCTTCACCACGCCGGACTGGGTCGTGCTGCCGCACAGCACTTTCCGCGAGCTCGGCGCGCAGGCCGTGCTGGACGCGATGGTCGAGACGCTGGGCCTGCCCCTGATCCTCAAGCCCGACCAGGGCGGTTCGGCGCTGGGCGCGCAGGTGGTCAAGGAAGCCTCGGAGATGCCGGGCGCGATGGTCGGCTGCTTCGCTTACGGCGACACCGTTCTCGCCGAGAAGTTCGTATCGGGCGTCGAGGTGGCCGTGACGGTCATCGAGGGCGAAAACGGGCCCGAGGCCCTGCCCGCGGTCGAGATCGTGCCGGAGGGCGGCGTGTACGACTACAAGGCCCGCTACACCGCCGGGCTGACCGACTTCTTCACTCCCGCGCGGATCAGCGACGACGCCGCCAAGGCGGTCAGCGAGCTGGCCGTCGCCGTGCACCGGCAGCTCGGGCTGCGCGACATCTCGCGCACCGACGCCGTGGTCGCCGAGGACGGCAAGGTCTACTTCCTCGCGGTCAACCTGTCGCCGGGACTCACCGAGACCTCGCTCGTGCCCGTGGCGATGGAAGCCGCAGGCGCCACCCTCGGTTCGGTCTTCGCCGACCTCGTCGGACGGGCGATTTCCCGCAAGAGCTGA
- a CDS encoding HAD family phosphatase, translated as MLELGASVKGLFDGRNPRAVVFDCDGLLMDTEPCWSVAETELFSRRGLPFGPDEKALVIGKSLPAAADAMAEAFGEPGGGAEIADELLRLVTEVVTAKAEAMPGARELVELTAAAVPVAVASNSPRALLEAALARGGLAEMFPVKLAADEVAAPKPDPEMYLTACALLSVEPADALAFEDSMTGLRSARAAGVPVIGVPTLKHQDFPADVVVDSLRDEELLAWVRGWSQR; from the coding sequence GTGCTTGAACTGGGGGCAAGTGTGAAGGGGCTTTTCGACGGCCGAAATCCGCGCGCGGTGGTCTTCGACTGCGACGGATTGCTCATGGACACCGAGCCGTGTTGGTCGGTGGCCGAGACCGAGTTGTTCTCGCGGCGGGGTCTGCCGTTCGGTCCGGACGAGAAGGCGTTGGTGATCGGCAAGTCGCTGCCGGCCGCCGCCGACGCGATGGCGGAGGCGTTCGGCGAACCGGGCGGCGGCGCCGAGATCGCGGACGAGTTGCTGAGGTTGGTGACCGAGGTCGTCACCGCGAAGGCGGAGGCGATGCCCGGCGCGCGTGAGTTGGTCGAACTGACTGCCGCCGCCGTTCCGGTCGCCGTCGCGAGCAACTCGCCCCGAGCCCTCCTGGAGGCCGCGCTCGCTCGCGGCGGACTCGCGGAAATGTTTCCCGTGAAACTGGCCGCCGATGAGGTGGCCGCGCCGAAGCCGGATCCGGAGATGTACCTGACCGCTTGTGCTCTCTTGTCCGTCGAGCCCGCCGACGCGCTGGCGTTCGAGGACTCGATGACCGGCCTCCGGTCGGCACGGGCGGCGGGGGTGCCTGTCATCGGGGTGCCCACGCTGAAGCATCAAGACTTCCCCGCCGATGTCGTGGTCGACTCCCTGCGCGATGAGGAGTTGCTGGCGTGGGTGCGCGGATGGTCTCAGCGATGA
- a CDS encoding ParB/RepB/Spo0J family partition protein: protein MSERRGGLGRGLAALIPTGPPPGSAAPAENGAAVAPASPAGPSGPEDKGWFAANGAAGAQGGAVAGAVYREVPVSQIKPNPKQPRHVFDEDALNELEHSIREFGLMQPIVVRELGADEYELVMGERRLRASQLAELEAIPAIVRQTADEAMLRDALLENIHRVQLNPLEEAAAYQQLLDEFAVTHEELASRIGRSRPVITNTIRLLKLPLAVQRRVAAGVLSAGHARALLSLEDADSQEELAARIVAEGMSVRATEEAVTLKKSEKPAKPKPAPRKPIQAPGLQELANRLSDRFDTRVKVDLGRRKGRITLEFGSVDDLERIVALMDKNQANQTLETD from the coding sequence ATGAGCGAGCGCAGAGGGGGGCTCGGGCGCGGGCTCGCCGCCCTGATCCCCACGGGCCCGCCACCGGGCTCCGCGGCACCGGCCGAGAACGGTGCGGCCGTGGCCCCCGCTTCCCCGGCCGGTCCGTCGGGACCGGAGGACAAGGGTTGGTTCGCGGCCAACGGCGCGGCCGGTGCACAGGGCGGTGCGGTCGCGGGCGCGGTCTACCGCGAGGTGCCGGTCAGCCAGATCAAGCCGAACCCGAAGCAGCCGCGGCACGTCTTCGACGAAGACGCGCTCAACGAGCTGGAGCACTCGATTCGCGAGTTCGGGCTCATGCAGCCCATCGTGGTCCGGGAGCTCGGCGCCGACGAGTACGAACTCGTCATGGGCGAGCGGCGGCTGCGCGCGTCTCAGCTGGCGGAGCTGGAGGCGATCCCGGCGATCGTCCGGCAGACCGCCGACGAGGCGATGCTGCGCGACGCGCTGCTCGAGAACATCCACCGCGTTCAGCTCAACCCGCTCGAAGAAGCGGCCGCGTATCAGCAGCTGCTCGACGAATTCGCGGTCACCCACGAGGAGCTGGCAAGCCGGATCGGGCGCAGCCGCCCGGTCATCACGAACACGATCCGCTTGCTCAAACTCCCCCTCGCGGTCCAGCGACGGGTCGCGGCCGGGGTGCTTTCGGCGGGCCACGCGCGGGCGCTGCTCTCTCTCGAAGACGCCGACAGTCAGGAAGAGCTGGCCGCGCGGATCGTCGCGGAAGGCATGTCGGTCCGCGCGACCGAGGAAGCCGTCACGCTCAAAAAGAGCGAAAAGCCGGCGAAGCCGAAGCCCGCTCCCCGCAAACCGATCCAGGCTCCTGGTCTGCAAGAACTGGCGAACCGGCTTTCGGACCGCTTCGACACTCGCGTGAAGGTCGACTTGGGTCGCCGCAAAGGGCGGATCACGCTCGAATTCGGCTCGGTGGACGATCTTGAACGCATCGTGGCACTGATGGACAAAAATCAGGCAAATCAGACACTCGAAACCGATTAG
- a CDS encoding ParA family protein yields the protein MTPPPSDPASTGHELGWTPIAEEAVRAASVLHPKKGALPRPTRRRVLTVANQKGGVGKTTSTVNLAAALAVHGLKTLVIDLDPQGNASTALDIDHRSGTPSIYEVLIGEVSLAEAAAQSEQSENLYCVPATIDLAGAEIELVSMASREMRLKEALSSEILDEIGVDYVFIDCPPSLGLLTVNAMVAAQEVLIPIQCEYYALEGLGQLLSNIELVQAHLNRELSVSTILLTMYDGRTKLADQVTNEVRNHFGDTVLKTVIPRSVKVSEAPGYGQTVLAYDPGSRGAMSYVDAAKEIAQRGAEMKERSGTA from the coding sequence GTGACTCCCCCACCGTCCGACCCTGCGAGCACCGGCCACGAACTCGGCTGGACGCCCATCGCCGAAGAAGCCGTCCGTGCCGCCAGCGTGCTGCACCCCAAAAAGGGCGCGCTCCCCCGCCCGACCCGTCGGCGCGTGCTGACGGTCGCCAATCAGAAGGGCGGCGTCGGCAAGACCACGAGTACGGTGAACCTCGCCGCCGCCCTGGCCGTCCACGGGCTGAAGACGCTCGTGATCGACCTCGACCCTCAGGGCAACGCGAGCACGGCGCTCGACATCGACCACCGGTCCGGCACGCCGTCGATCTACGAGGTGCTGATCGGTGAGGTGTCGCTCGCGGAGGCGGCGGCGCAGAGCGAGCAGTCGGAGAACCTCTACTGCGTTCCCGCGACCATCGACCTCGCCGGCGCCGAGATTGAACTCGTGTCCATGGCGTCCCGTGAGATGCGGCTCAAGGAGGCGCTCTCGTCCGAGATCCTCGACGAGATCGGCGTCGACTACGTCTTCATCGACTGCCCGCCGTCGCTCGGTCTGCTGACCGTCAACGCGATGGTCGCCGCGCAGGAGGTGCTGATCCCGATCCAGTGCGAGTACTACGCGCTCGAAGGTCTGGGGCAGCTGCTGAGCAACATCGAACTCGTCCAGGCGCACCTGAACCGCGAACTCAGCGTCTCCACGATTCTGCTCACCATGTACGACGGCCGGACCAAGCTGGCCGATCAGGTGACGAACGAGGTCCGGAATCACTTCGGGGACACTGTCCTCAAGACGGTGATTCCGCGCAGCGTGAAGGTCTCCGAAGCGCCCGGATACGGGCAGACGGTCCTCGCGTACGACCCCGGTTCTCGGGGCGCGATGAGCTACGTGGACGCGGCGAAGGAGATCGCCCAGCGCGGAGCGGAGATGAAGGAAAGGAGCGGTACGGCATGA
- the rsmG gene encoding 16S rRNA (guanine(527)-N(7))-methyltransferase RsmG, whose protein sequence is MGLDGVAASVRSAASEVFGDRVEQASGYVELLERHGVERGLIGPREVDRLWERHVLNSAVIGERIPDGARVVDVGSGAGLPGVPLAISRPDLDIVLLEPMARRIDWLTEVAEKLELPITVVRGRAEERQVREELGGADVVTARAVAPLARLANWCLPLVRPQGALVALKGASAGEEIERDRVAVRKAGGGEPEVFECGTKVLEVPSTVVVIHRLPPKSSRPRGRRS, encoded by the coding sequence GTGGGCTTGGACGGGGTCGCCGCATCGGTACGGAGTGCGGCGTCGGAAGTATTCGGGGACCGCGTCGAGCAAGCCAGCGGCTATGTCGAACTCCTGGAACGCCACGGGGTCGAGCGCGGACTGATCGGGCCGCGTGAGGTCGACCGGCTCTGGGAGCGACACGTCCTGAACTCCGCCGTGATCGGCGAGCGGATCCCTGACGGCGCCCGCGTGGTCGACGTCGGGTCGGGTGCGGGGCTTCCGGGTGTACCGCTCGCGATCAGTCGGCCGGACCTCGATATCGTTCTGCTCGAACCGATGGCCCGCCGGATCGACTGGCTGACCGAGGTTGCCGAGAAGCTGGAACTCCCTATCACCGTTGTCCGCGGGCGCGCGGAGGAGCGGCAGGTACGTGAAGAGCTCGGTGGCGCGGATGTCGTCACCGCACGGGCGGTCGCTCCGTTGGCCCGGCTCGCGAACTGGTGTCTTCCCCTGGTGCGTCCCCAAGGTGCTCTGGTCGCCCTCAAAGGAGCGAGCGCCGGAGAAGAAATCGAGCGCGATCGCGTCGCTGTCCGGAAGGCCGGCGGTGGCGAGCCGGAGGTCTTCGAGTGCGGCACGAAGGTGCTCGAAGTCCCCAGCACGGTCGTCGTGATCCACCGTCTGCCTCCGAAATCGTCCCGACCGCGGGGCAGGCGCAGCTAG
- a CDS encoding protein jag — protein sequence MADTIDTIDAEENSAAEVEGAAEETSRKGGVDDDVLVKEGDIAGDYLERLLDLLDYDGDIDLDVEAGRAIVSIDGGEDLEKLVGPRGTVLEALQELTRLAVQQETGSRSRLMLDIAGWRADRREELRELGRSTAETVVSSGERVRLQPMSPFERKVVHDAVAAVDGVKSESEGEDPKRRVVIFPA from the coding sequence ATGGCGGACACGATCGACACGATCGACGCCGAGGAGAACAGCGCGGCCGAGGTCGAAGGCGCCGCTGAAGAGACCAGCCGCAAGGGAGGTGTCGACGACGACGTCCTCGTGAAGGAGGGCGACATCGCCGGTGACTACCTCGAGCGGCTGCTCGATCTTTTGGACTACGACGGCGACATCGACCTCGATGTCGAAGCCGGCCGCGCGATCGTGAGCATCGACGGTGGCGAGGATCTGGAGAAGCTGGTCGGCCCGCGCGGCACCGTCCTCGAGGCGCTGCAGGAGCTGACCCGGCTGGCGGTCCAGCAGGAGACCGGTTCACGTAGCCGTCTGATGCTGGACATCGCGGGCTGGCGCGCGGACCGTCGCGAGGAGCTTCGCGAGCTCGGCCGCTCGACCGCGGAGACCGTGGTCTCCTCCGGCGAGCGCGTCCGGCTCCAGCCGATGAGCCCGTTCGAGCGGAAGGTCGTGCACGACGCGGTCGCCGCCGTCGACGGGGTCAAGAGCGAGAGCGAAGGAGAGGACCCGAAGCGCCGGGTCGTCATCTTCCCCGCCTGA
- the yidC gene encoding membrane protein insertase YidC encodes MLDFIYYPVSFILWCWHKVFGFVLGESNAVSWILAIIFLTFTVRGIMFKPFVNQVRSMKKMQDFAPEMKKLQKKYANDRQRQAMEMQKLQKEHGVNPLGSCLPMLLQIPVFIGLNHVLRMFTINPYGGPKTENYFFTQAGVDSYVHAKIFGVTLGDAIYTGVGVVSGGNTVAGFHWGVAPVAIPLMIVASIATHLTARHSVARQNPESATPQTAMMNKLTMYIFPLGVLVFGALFPVGLLFYWLANNGWTLMQQRLVYTRIDKEEEARKEAEKEKRANLGPKPGQKPTAPRPGQKPVQQKKNKPSSGGQVKKAGSPHGFAQTGSATTEKKDATNASPEPTTNGSKENGADTPGLISDSTKKSGRKRR; translated from the coding sequence GTGCTCGACTTCATCTACTACCCCGTGTCCTTCATCTTGTGGTGTTGGCACAAGGTCTTCGGGTTCGTGCTCGGCGAGTCGAACGCGGTCTCCTGGATCCTCGCGATCATCTTCTTGACGTTCACGGTCCGCGGCATCATGTTCAAGCCGTTCGTGAACCAGGTCCGGTCGATGAAGAAGATGCAGGACTTCGCGCCGGAGATGAAGAAGCTCCAGAAGAAGTACGCGAACGACCGGCAGCGCCAGGCGATGGAGATGCAGAAGCTCCAGAAGGAGCACGGCGTCAACCCGCTGGGCAGCTGCCTGCCGATGCTGCTGCAGATCCCGGTCTTCATCGGTCTGAACCACGTCCTGCGGATGTTCACGATCAACCCGTACGGCGGCCCGAAGACCGAGAACTACTTCTTCACCCAGGCCGGCGTCGATTCGTACGTCCACGCCAAGATCTTCGGCGTCACCCTCGGCGACGCGATCTACACCGGTGTCGGCGTGGTCAGCGGTGGCAACACGGTCGCCGGTTTCCACTGGGGCGTCGCCCCGGTCGCGATCCCGCTGATGATCGTCGCGAGCATCGCCACGCACCTGACCGCGCGTCACTCGGTCGCCCGCCAGAACCCCGAGTCGGCCACCCCGCAGACCGCGATGATGAACAAGCTGACGATGTACATCTTCCCGCTCGGTGTCCTCGTCTTCGGTGCGCTGTTCCCGGTCGGCCTCCTCTTCTACTGGCTCGCCAACAACGGCTGGACCCTGATGCAGCAGCGTCTCGTCTACACGCGGATCGACAAGGAAGAAGAGGCCCGCAAGGAAGCCGAGAAGGAGAAGCGCGCGAACCTCGGCCCGAAGCCGGGCCAGAAGCCGACCGCGCCGCGCCCCGGCCAGAAGCCGGTCCAGCAGAAGAAGAACAAGCCGTCCTCCGGTGGTCAGGTCAAGAAGGCGGGCTCGCCCCACGGCTTCGCCCAGACCGGTTCCGCCACCACGGAGAAGAAGGACGCCACGAACGCATCACCCGAGCCGACGACGAACGGCTCGAAGGAGAACGGCGCGGACACGCCCGGTCTCATCTCGGACTCGACTAAGAAATCGGGCCGGAAGCGTCGCTGA